The following proteins come from a genomic window of Hypanus sabinus isolate sHypSab1 chromosome 9, sHypSab1.hap1, whole genome shotgun sequence:
- the LOC132399612 gene encoding small ribosomal subunit protein eS27: MPLAKDLLHPSPEEEKRKHKKKRLVQSPNSYFMDVKCPGCYKITTVFSHAQTVVLCVGCSTVLCQPTGGKARLTEGCSFRRKQH, encoded by the exons ATGCCT TTGGCAAAAGATTTGTTGCACCCGTCTCCTGAGGAGGAGAAGAGGAAGCACAAGAAGAAGCGTTTGGTGCAGAGCCCAAATTCCTATTTCATGGATGTCAAGTGCCCTG GCTGCTACAAAATCACCACTGTTTTCAGCCACGCCCAGACTGTAGTGTTGTGTGTGGGATGTTCGACTGTTCTCTGTCAGCCTACAGGAGGAAAAGCAAGGCTAACAGAAG GCTGTTCGTTCCGGAGAAAGCAACACTGA
- the LOC132399613 gene encoding myosin-9-like isoform X2, translating to MSARSGIKSTPPSDKGGKPTSSKSTQARAKAEAAKVRLRYARQEAVLKMLQAIREAEIQKEQAIREAEIQKEQAIREAEIQKEQAIREAERAAREAERAARKAEAAKVQLRYARQEAVLKMKQAAGEAERAAREAEIQKEKAAREAERAARKAEAAKVRLRYARQEAVLKMKLATREAEIQKEKAAREAETQLEMAKISTELQVLQLEREEEAAREAEIQKEKAARQRKAAAREAETQLEMAKISTELQVLQLEREEEAAMAEAEYIEEAEGSRDLTEARSTLERTRLDRTSDYVQSQIDRQARLPSPYVFDNFPSYEEPQRVMIASHPYEEENLPSWLRDEVKNERADNRYSLTPNLQSSMRRDAEVESRMANSMRNVRSQSYRRQRTSPARMPLTADPTLQYLARRDLVTSGLYQFDDKPENYRAWLSTFTNVIDGVQLSATQRLDLMAKWLGKESRDQVRRIRSVYINKPELALSEAWDRLWERYGAPEIIEAALYRRLENFPKVSAKDHFKLREFGDLLMEIQGAKEDGYSAGLVYLDTPSGIRQIVDKLPFGLQDRWLTVASEYKEGHGGRFPPFKHLTEFVRKEAKRRNDPSLVGPGSSSIYTKLGRSSSNVFNIDKPVSVLKTEALTTNNDPGKYCPLHNKPHPLKACRMFREKPLEERTALLKEKRICFRCCSSTSHLARECTIAVKCLECDSPDHVGAMHPDLSPQTDSAPSPPQQDGGEGEAHSRSTVVSTNCTEVCGQA from the exons atgtcagctcgatccgggatcaagtcgacgccgcccagcgacaagggcggtaaaccgacatcaagtaagtccacccaggcaagagccaaggcagaagccgccaaggtgcgactgcgttacgccagacaagaagcagttttgaaaatgctgcaggccatcagagaagccgaaatccagaaagaacaggccatcagagaagccgaaatccagaaagaacaggccatcagagaagccgaaatccagaaagaacaggccatcagagaagccgaaagggccgccagagaagccgaaagggccgccagaaaggcagaagccgccaaggtgcaactgcgttacgccagacaagaagcagttttgaaaatgaaacaggctgccggagaagccgaaagggccgccagagaagccgaaatccagaaagaaaaggctgccagagaagccgaaagggccgccagaaaggcagaagccgccaaggtgcgactgcgttacgccagacaagaagcagttttgaaaatgaaactggccaccagagaagccgaaatccagaaagaaaaggctgccagagaagccgaaacccagttggaaatggcaaaaatatcgacagagttgcaagtgctgcagctagaaagagaagaagaa gctgccagagaagccgaaatccagaaagaaaaggctgccagacaaaggaaagcggccgcccgagaagccgaaacccagttggaaatggcaaaaatatcgacagagttgcaagtgctgcagctagaaagagaagaagaagctgccatggcggaagcagagtacatagaagaagctgaagggtcgcgtgatctgaccgaagcaagatctactttagaaaggaccagactggatcgcacaagcgactatgtacaatctcaaatagacaggcaggctcgtctcccctctccatacgtattcgataacttccccagctacgaggaacctcagagagtcatgattgcatcacatccatacgaggaagaaaatttaccctcgtggctccgtgatgaagtcaagaatgaaagagctgacaaccgatattccttgacaccaaacttacaaagttcaatgcgaagagacgcggaggtcgaatccaggatggcaaattccatgagaaacgtgcgctctcagtcatataggcgccaacgtacttctccagcccgcatgccgcttacagctgatcccacgctgcagtatttagcacgacgggatctcgtcacttcgggactgtaccagtttgacgataaacccgaaaattaccgtgcttggctctccacattcaccaacgtgattgacggggtccagctcagtgcaacccaaaggttggaccttatggcgaaatggctggggaaagaatcacgcgaccaggtgagacgcatacgttcagtgtacatcaacaaacccgagctagccttaagcgaagcgtgggacagactttgggagagatatggggcccccgaaattattgaagcggcgctatatcgacgactggaaaactttcctaaggtgtcagccaaagatcactttaagttaagagaattcggagatttactcatggagatccaaggcgccaaagaagatggctactcagctggtctagtatacttagatactccatccgggattagacaaatcgtggacaaacttccatttgggctgcaggacaggtggctgactgttgcctcggAGTACAAGGAAGGCCacggtggtcgatttcctccctttaagcacctcactgagtttgtgcgcaaggaggcgaagaggcgaaacgaccctagccttgtgggtccaggaagcagttcgatttacaccaagctaggtagatcctcttcgaatgttttcaacattgataaacccgtgtcagtgctcaagactgaagcccttacaactaacaacgaccctggcaagtactgtccattgcataacaaacctcaccccctgaaagcatgcagaatgtttagggaaaaaccccttgaagagaggacggctcttctcaaggagaaaagaatatgttttagatgctgttcctcaacctctcacctcgccagagagtgtacgatcgccgtgaagtgtctggaatgtgatagcccagatcacgtcggggccatgcatcccgacctgtcaccgcaaaccgacagcgctccttcacccccacaacaggacggcggggagggagaggctcactctaggtcaacagttgtcagcacgaactgtacagaagtttgcggtcaagcttag
- the LOC132399613 gene encoding trichohyalin-like isoform X1: protein MSARSGIKSTPPSDKGGKPTSSKSTQARAKAEAAKVRLRYARQEAVLKMLQAIREAEIQKEQAIREAEIQKEQAIREAEIQKEQAIREAERAAREAERAARKAEAAKVQLRYARQEAVLKMKQAAGEAERAAREAEIQKEKAAREAERAARKAEAAKVRLRYARQEAVLKMKLATREAEIQKEKAAREAETQLEMAKISTELQVLQLEREEEAAREAEIQKERAAREAEIQKEKAAREAEIQKEKAARQRKAAAREAETQLEMAKISTELQVLQLEREEEAAMAEAEYIEEAEGSRDLTEARSTLERTRLDRTSDYVQSQIDRQARLPSPYVFDNFPSYEEPQRVMIASHPYEEENLPSWLRDEVKNERADNRYSLTPNLQSSMRRDAEVESRMANSMRNVRSQSYRRQRTSPARMPLTADPTLQYLARRDLVTSGLYQFDDKPENYRAWLSTFTNVIDGVQLSATQRLDLMAKWLGKESRDQVRRIRSVYINKPELALSEAWDRLWERYGAPEIIEAALYRRLENFPKVSAKDHFKLREFGDLLMEIQGAKEDGYSAGLVYLDTPSGIRQIVDKLPFGLQDRWLTVASEYKEGHGGRFPPFKHLTEFVRKEAKRRNDPSLVGPGSSSIYTKLGRSSSNVFNIDKPVSVLKTEALTTNNDPGKYCPLHNKPHPLKACRMFREKPLEERTALLKEKRICFRCCSSTSHLARECTIAVKCLECDSPDHVGAMHPDLSPQTDSAPSPPQQDGGEGEAHSRSTVVSTNCTEVCGQA from the coding sequence atgtcagctcgatccgggatcaagtcgacgccgcccagcgacaagggcggtaaaccgacatcaagtaagtccacccaggcaagagccaaggcagaagccgccaaggtgcgactgcgttacgccagacaagaagcagttttgaaaatgctgcaggccatcagagaagccgaaatccagaaagaacaggccatcagagaagccgaaatccagaaagaacaggccatcagagaagccgaaatccagaaagaacaggccatcagagaagccgaaagggccgccagagaagccgaaagggccgccagaaaggcagaagccgccaaggtgcaactgcgttacgccagacaagaagcagttttgaaaatgaaacaggctgccggagaagccgaaagggccgccagagaagccgaaatccagaaagaaaaggctgccagagaagccgaaagggccgccagaaaggcagaagccgccaaggtgcgactgcgttacgccagacaagaagcagttttgaaaatgaaactggccaccagagaagccgaaatccagaaagaaaaggctgccagagaagccgaaacccagttggaaatggcaaaaatatcgacagagttgcaagtgctgcagctagaaagagaagaagaagctgccagagaagccgaaatccagaaagaaagggccgccagagaagccgaaatccagaaagaaaaggctgccagagaagccgaaatccagaaagaaaaggctgccagacaaaggaaagcggccgcccgagaagccgaaacccagttggaaatggcaaaaatatcgacagagttgcaagtgctgcagctagaaagagaagaagaagctgccatggcggaagcagagtacatagaagaagctgaagggtcgcgtgatctgaccgaagcaagatctactttagaaaggaccagactggatcgcacaagcgactatgtacaatctcaaatagacaggcaggctcgtctcccctctccatacgtattcgataacttccccagctacgaggaacctcagagagtcatgattgcatcacatccatacgaggaagaaaatttaccctcgtggctccgtgatgaagtcaagaatgaaagagctgacaaccgatattccttgacaccaaacttacaaagttcaatgcgaagagacgcggaggtcgaatccaggatggcaaattccatgagaaacgtgcgctctcagtcatataggcgccaacgtacttctccagcccgcatgccgcttacagctgatcccacgctgcagtatttagcacgacgggatctcgtcacttcgggactgtaccagtttgacgataaacccgaaaattaccgtgcttggctctccacattcaccaacgtgattgacggggtccagctcagtgcaacccaaaggttggaccttatggcgaaatggctggggaaagaatcacgcgaccaggtgagacgcatacgttcagtgtacatcaacaaacccgagctagccttaagcgaagcgtgggacagactttgggagagatatggggcccccgaaattattgaagcggcgctatatcgacgactggaaaactttcctaaggtgtcagccaaagatcactttaagttaagagaattcggagatttactcatggagatccaaggcgccaaagaagatggctactcagctggtctagtatacttagatactccatccgggattagacaaatcgtggacaaacttccatttgggctgcaggacaggtggctgactgttgcctcggAGTACAAGGAAGGCCacggtggtcgatttcctccctttaagcacctcactgagtttgtgcgcaaggaggcgaagaggcgaaacgaccctagccttgtgggtccaggaagcagttcgatttacaccaagctaggtagatcctcttcgaatgttttcaacattgataaacccgtgtcagtgctcaagactgaagcccttacaactaacaacgaccctggcaagtactgtccattgcataacaaacctcaccccctgaaagcatgcagaatgtttagggaaaaaccccttgaagagaggacggctcttctcaaggagaaaagaatatgttttagatgctgttcctcaacctctcacctcgccagagagtgtacgatcgccgtgaagtgtctggaatgtgatagcccagatcacgtcggggccatgcatcccgacctgtcaccgcaaaccgacagcgctccttcacccccacaacaggacggcggggagggagaggctcactctaggtcaacagttgtcagcacgaactgtacagaagtttgcggtcaagcttag